The sequence GAATCATTCTAAGCTACAACCAGGATGTGAATCGAAAATGGGTCCGAAGTTTGGATATTGATCCAGCATTAAGTCTTAAGCAACCTGAAGTTCTCCCTTGTACCTGGCTACATGCGAGGATCTCTTAAGAGAGAAGGGAGTACTGGCCACTGGGGTATCATATTGATGCAGCTGAAAACAAACGATTTTCTTTTAGAACCTTTGGTGGCATTTGTTTGGACTGTTactatttttctcaaaaatattaaatggaaCATCGAATTCTTGTCGAACAATTTAGAAGCTTCTGTCTGTTAGAATTTTCTGATCAAGGTATTGAATTATTTTTGTATATCTTGACCTGGAATTTTCCCCACATCCTTGTATTTTTGCAGGCGCATAAAACGCTCAAAACTAACCATATTCCCCAagtttttttctatgtaaaagtCGACTGCCAGCCTACACAGCTTTAGTCAGTGGGGCGAAATTGGAGGCAACCCGGAGTAGACATCCCTCGACTTGACCCAAATAGCGACTATCTTTGTGTTACTTGTTAGAAAAAGCAAGTTTTTGTTGTATTCTATTGGTTGAAAGCTTGATAAACCTTGTAAAAATTTATGGATGTTCCTTGTCTGTTTGTTGCATTTGATTTCTTGGGCGAGTGGAAGCTTGCTTCAACAATTGAGCATGAATCTCTTCCGTCATGTTAATCATGTACTCAATGTTAACGGCTATACGTACAGTCCGATGAacttttgtttcaattttcatGCGTAGCATGATCCCACTTCATTATCAAGTAGAAGTCTAACTTTTGCCCAAGCCAGTTTGGGTTAGTGGCAccatattttcacaaatacgaaGAGACTCAGGTTCGAGTATTCCCCTACTCTAGaattaaaaaaaggaaaaaaaaaagtcccagttttcaacaaatataaatttaccCTAGGGCCAATAGTCCAACATATACAAATGTTGAAAGTTGAAACGTCAAGTTTCTTGATGGAAACAGTGGAAAAACGTACTAATTGCGTTGACATGATCAGCCACCAACATTTTCAAtgttaacataatataaattccaTGAAGATAAATCACCtcacaaataattataaatcaaattgtttttaccagaaaaagaaaacatgaaaaaaaGAACCATTGCTCTTAAAGTCCCACTGCATTTCATGACAAAGTATACATCAAGATGATAGCAACTGAAGTTTGATACATGCTTATATCTTTTTTCCATAACCTCTGTAAGTATCCTTCATCTGCTGACTCTCCAAGGCACCGAACACGCCGTATACGCTGCTCTCGTCTTCGTAGACATTACGTTCGTTGTCACTAGCTTGATCAAGATCCATCAAATCATCCCCGTACCGAAAACTTTTGATCTTTGCATTCGACATCTTGGGATTTGGCTCCTGCCCTTTAAGAAGGCTTACCACTTCCTTCATAGTAGGCCTTTTCTCTGCCTCAGTTTGAACACACAATGCAGCGACATTTATCGTCCGTATCAACTGATTTTCATCGAAATTTCCTCTTAGCCTAGGATCTACGAGATCTCTAAACCTCCCTCTAGTTATGAAGGGCTCCGACCATTCCGTGATGGTCCGTTTAATGCCACCGGGAAGCTTCTCAATAGGCTTTCTTCCGGTGACAATCTCTAGCAGCAGAATTCCAAAGCTATAGACATCACAACTCTCGGAAACCTTTCCCCACATGGCATACTCAGGAGCGAGGTATCCTAACGTCCCTTTTACCCGTGTCGTCATGTGGCTGACACCTTCTGGGATCAGCTTGGCGAACCCGAAATCTGCTActaatggttcaaaatttgaatCCAGCAGTACATTGCTAGCTTTGATGTCTCTGTGAATGAT comes from Primulina huaijiensis isolate GDHJ02 chromosome 2, ASM1229523v2, whole genome shotgun sequence and encodes:
- the LOC140961182 gene encoding PTI1-like tyrosine-protein kinase At3g15890, which codes for MGSSLSCCDSEKVDEGLTFSGGNSNTWRIFTYKELHSATNGFCEDYKLGEGGFGSVYWGKTSDGLQIAVKKLKSMNSKAEMEFAVEVEVLGRVRHKNLLGLRGYCAGSDQRLIVYDYMPNLSLLSHLHGQFAGEVQLDWKKRMKIALGSAEGLLYLHHEVTPHIIHRDIKASNVLLDSNFEPLVADFGFAKLIPEGVSHMTTRVKGTLGYLAPEYAMWGKVSESCDVYSFGILLLEIVTGRKPIEKLPGGIKRTITEWSEPFITRGRFRDLVDPRLRGNFDENQLIRTINVAALCVQTEAEKRPTMKEVVSLLKGQEPNPKMSNAKIKSFRYGDDLMDLDQASDNERNVYEDESSVYGVFGALESQQMKDTYRGYGKKI